One window of the Marinoscillum sp. 108 genome contains the following:
- a CDS encoding M28 family peptidase, whose protein sequence is MKQLLVLSTALLVSFGSFSQKLVKDIDKKVQLSEIKSHLYFLASDELRGRNTGTLENEIAARYIAERFRSYGVKMAPGMDSYFQPVSLIKEVSPQKATLSVGEKTFNLGDDMVFYSSTNGTFSGEVIYVGFGLEDDLEGKDLKGKIVVAKAGNGNPDERLTPYTIQKQEMVEAAGGLGLVELYKPGRYPWKLIQYYFSGEKYRLDKGEVGGKSTFPSAWLYDSGDVLAYFEESDGALATITIEGKNNLSISVPNVVGYIEGTDPTMKSEYVMISAHLDHVGVSKADGDSIWNGARDNGIGIANMLTAAEYLSKNPPKRSVAFLACNAEEKGLLGSRWYADHPVFPLEKTVFDLNTDTGGYNDVTKVTVVGFNRTSVTPLFVKSAQAFGLTAIDDPLPEENYYDRSDNVSFAAKGVPSVSYDPGYTEMNEEITKYYHQPTDEPNTLDYEYLTKYSKSFIYAVWLIGNRTEEIFWEAGDKYEEAGKALYGVE, encoded by the coding sequence ATGAAGCAATTACTGGTACTATCCACGGCCTTATTGGTCTCTTTTGGGAGTTTTTCTCAAAAACTGGTGAAGGACATAGACAAGAAAGTTCAGCTAAGTGAAATCAAATCACACTTGTATTTTTTGGCCTCCGATGAGCTGAGAGGAAGAAATACAGGTACTCTAGAAAATGAAATAGCGGCCAGATACATTGCAGAGCGGTTTCGCTCTTATGGAGTGAAAATGGCTCCGGGTATGGATTCCTATTTCCAACCTGTCTCCCTGATCAAAGAAGTAAGTCCCCAGAAAGCTACTTTGTCGGTAGGGGAGAAAACCTTCAATCTGGGAGATGATATGGTCTTCTACAGTTCTACCAATGGGACATTCAGTGGTGAGGTCATCTATGTGGGTTTTGGCCTGGAGGACGACCTGGAAGGTAAAGACCTCAAAGGAAAAATAGTGGTAGCCAAAGCCGGGAATGGTAACCCTGATGAGAGACTTACCCCTTATACCATCCAAAAGCAGGAAATGGTGGAGGCGGCAGGTGGATTAGGCCTGGTGGAACTTTATAAGCCCGGTCGTTATCCATGGAAGCTCATTCAATATTACTTCTCAGGAGAAAAGTACCGACTCGACAAAGGCGAAGTGGGAGGCAAATCCACATTTCCATCGGCATGGCTGTATGACTCGGGTGATGTGCTGGCCTATTTTGAAGAAAGTGATGGGGCGCTTGCCACGATCACGATCGAGGGTAAAAATAATCTGTCCATATCTGTACCCAATGTAGTGGGCTACATAGAGGGGACCGACCCCACGATGAAAAGTGAGTATGTCATGATCTCGGCGCACCTGGATCATGTAGGTGTGAGCAAGGCAGACGGAGACTCCATCTGGAATGGTGCCCGTGACAATGGCATAGGCATAGCCAATATGCTCACGGCTGCTGAGTATCTAAGCAAAAACCCACCCAAGCGATCTGTGGCTTTTTTAGCATGCAATGCTGAGGAGAAAGGACTGTTGGGTAGTCGTTGGTACGCGGATCATCCTGTGTTTCCCCTGGAAAAAACCGTTTTTGACCTGAATACTGATACCGGAGGGTACAACGACGTGACGAAGGTAACCGTGGTAGGATTTAACAGGACTTCAGTGACACCACTTTTTGTGAAGTCAGCGCAGGCCTTTGGACTTACCGCCATAGATGATCCTTTGCCAGAAGAAAACTATTACGATCGATCAGACAATGTGAGCTTTGCGGCCAAGGGCGTGCCTTCGGTTTCTTATGATCCCGGATATACCGAAATGAACGAAGAAATCACTAAATACTACCATCAGCCTACAGATGAACCCAATACGCTGGATTATGAGTATCTGACGAAATACTCCAAATCGTTTATTTACGCAGTGTGGCTCATTGGCAACCGTACCGAGGAGATTTTCTGGGAAGCGGGAGACAAGTACGAAGAGGCAGGGAAAGCTCTGTATGGAGTGGAATAA
- a CDS encoding GDSL-type esterase/lipase family protein → MDEHIMDFEFEEEIEALEQKILDHPNKKDLVVFYGSSSIRLWENLENDLTPLNILNLGFGGSSFSWCIYYFERLFANIEPSHMVIYVGDNDLANGIKPEKVLKKFRMLVKMVRLTFPRMPLDFITIKPSPIRTYLLPEIQLTNKLIRKELMGLDKARLINVFDSMLNERNVARPELYLEDQLHMNEKGYKIWRGVVRRYFEI, encoded by the coding sequence ATGGATGAACATATTATGGATTTTGAATTTGAAGAGGAGATCGAGGCGCTTGAGCAAAAAATCCTTGATCACCCCAATAAAAAGGACCTTGTCGTATTTTATGGAAGCTCCTCGATAAGGCTATGGGAAAACCTGGAAAATGACCTGACTCCCCTGAACATCCTCAACCTTGGCTTTGGCGGATCTTCTTTCTCCTGGTGTATTTACTACTTCGAGCGTCTTTTCGCCAACATTGAGCCGTCCCATATGGTCATCTACGTAGGAGACAATGACCTGGCGAATGGCATCAAACCAGAGAAAGTGCTGAAAAAATTTCGGATGCTGGTGAAGATGGTTCGACTCACTTTTCCCAGGATGCCTTTGGATTTCATTACCATCAAACCCAGTCCTATACGCACCTACCTACTACCGGAAATACAGCTTACCAATAAGCTCATCAGGAAGGAACTGATGGGTCTGGACAAAGCCCGCCTCATCAACGTGTTTGACTCTATGCTCAATGAACGAAATGTAGCCCGTCCGGAACTCTATCTGGAAGATCAGCTTCATATGAATGAGAAGGGTTACAAAATCTGGCGCGGCGTGGTGAGGCGTTACTTTGAGATATAA